ATGAGGACAGCAACTTGCTGACTTTGGGAATCATACTGATCAAAACGATCAAGTAAATTTTTAATAGAGTCAATCTTCAACTTACGAAAAACGCGTTCGGCTTTTGAGAAATTAATCCCCGAATCTGTCTGTCGAGAAATCTGCTCTTGAAAATACTTTTCTAACAACTCACGTTCGTCGAGTGAACTCATTTCAGCATACTTTTTTAAAATTGATTCAGCAGACAACAGTCTAAACCCAGACTTGCCGTTCGCAAATTATCTGATCAGCATACACATTCACTTTGATTCCGATATAATAAATTTCCAACTGTTTCTGAGAAACAAATTCTATACATTTTATAACTTTCCACTATATGTAAAGGATACGATGACATGCTGCGACTCCTGTTTTCCTTACTGCTGACGATCTCATTTACCTCTTCCGCGATATTCGCAGCTGACAAACCCAAGAATCCTCCGCCGACACAGGCTGACGTTTCTTATGGTCCCGCTAAGATGAACAAGCTGGATTTCTGGCAGGCAAAAGGCGACGGACCTCGTCCGCTTCTGGTTTACATTCACGGCGGTGGCTGGATCGGTGGCGATAAGGACCGAATCAGAAACATTCAGCCCTTTCTTGAAAAAGGGATCTCCATTGCTTCGATCAACTATCGATTAACAGGTGAAGCGCCACTTCCGGCTCCCGTACACGATGCCGCCCGTGCCATTCAGTTCATTCGTTCCAAAGCCGGTGAATGGAACATTGATAAAGAACGCATCGCCTTAACAGGCGGCAGTGCCGGTGCCTGCACTTCAATGTGGCTCTTACTGCACGATGACCTGGCGGACCCCAAAGCCAAAGATCCGGTGCTAAGGGAATCCACACGTGTTACCGCTGCTGCGGTCGCAGCGGGGCAGACATCCATTGACCCTAAAGTAATCGAACCCTGGCTCGGTCCCAACGTCCTTAAACATGCAATGATCTACAAATCGGTAGGCGGAAAAAGCATGCAGGACGTCATGGACAACTACAAACAACACGAAGCGCTCTACAAAGAATTCTCACCTTACAATCACTTGACCACCGATGATCCTCCATTGTTGATGACGTACAACAATAACATGAAGCTGCCTTCTGAAAATGCAGGTCATGGAATCCATCACCCTGTATATGGCGTCAAAATGAAAGAGAAAGCGGACAAAGCCGGAACCGAGTGTCACCTGTTGATCCCCGGCGTCTCAAAATCAAAAAAATACGCGACTTCCGATGAATTCCTGATGGACAAACTTTTAAACAAAGATTCCTGAACACAAACTTCAGAACAATCAGAACACAGAGACGTCTCCACCGATTTCGTCTCTGTGTTTTTTTATTGCTCTCCAGCAGACTCATTTCTCAAATAAGTCTGCCGCCAGACGGGGATCGGATAGATCAAGTTGGTACATGATCTGATTGTAATCATAGCGAGGCGTCTTGACCTCATTTCCTGAAAACAAGGCGGTATAAGTTCCTTCGAAGTAAATCAGACGTCCGTTCTCCCGGGCAAACAGCGGATGCTGCTTCGGATTATAGAAACTGTACTTGTCGTGTGTGACGATTTTCCGTGCCCATTTCCACGGTCCCAGCGGGCTCGCGGCTTCGGAATACCATATTTCTCCCAGTACGGAAGTACCAAATTTCTGTAGTCCGATCATCGTCCATTTCCCTCGATACGTATTCCAGGCTACAGAGCTGTTCTGAATCTCGACTCTCTCTTTTGTTTCAATATCACGAAGTTGAAAATATTGTTCCTGTTTTGTCAGCTGTCCTTGCTGAATCAGTTTTTCCTCCAGCTCGCTGGTTAAAGGGGGAATCTGCTTTCGCCACTTGTAGCGTAACTGTCCCTCTGCATTCCGATCCACAATCCAGTTTTCAGCTTTTGTTCCCGGCTTCAAATAAGAATAAGTTTCATACTGTTTCAAGTCAGCCAGATCAGCAGGATTCGCCGGGACACGAATCAGTGGGGCTGCCAGGCCGAACAGAATATATTCGTCTCCTGACATTTCATATTTCACGGGATGTCCGACCGGATAGAGCGGGGCATTGAAATCAAACACCTCTCGCTTTTCAAATGCTTTCAGCTCATCATTAAATTCGACCAGTCCCCGTTCATAAACGGTCAGAAGATCCTTAATTTTGACGTATTTCGCGAACAGTCGTTCGTTGCCCTGCTCATCACGAATCGCTACCAGGCCATCAATCCAGGTCGGCCCCGTGCCAGGCATATCACAAGTTTTCTTTGCGAGGCCGTTCTGATCCAGAAAATAATTTAGATTGACGCCTTGTTGAATCGGTAGTCCTCCCTGACCTGGTAGATCAGAAACGGCACCTGGCACGGAAAAGTTCCCCAGAGGATAGCTGGGTTTTTTCGTATCCCCCCAGAACCAGTACATCCGATTATTGAACTTCGCATTAACGACACTGTCAGAACCGAGCACGCGTCCATTCAACACAGGCTGCACTATTGGAATCGCAGCGCCTGACAGCAGACTGTCTCGATAAATCCCTTCCCCCGTCACGCGATACAATCGTTCTGCCAGGTTGACCCGCTTCATTTCCAGGACGGCTTTTCCTCCAGGAGTGACCTTAATTTTTTTACCCTTAAATCCAAACCCGTCTGCAGGAAATTCGTATCCGTGACTGCGAACAAAAAAGTAGACTTCCAGATTCATTAATCCTGGTTCGTTGATCGCAGCGATGCCATTACTGTCAGTGACAAACAGAATCTGATTGACCGTCTCCAGTTCAACCAGTGGTATGCCTCTTCGTGACTCTGCATCGATTACCTGGAACTGAAAATATTCCGCAGCTATAATCACGCGAGGTATAGCCATCAACAGTACACAAAGCAGACATCGATTATATTTCATTGAATTTCCTGTTCGTTAATCTCCATATTTTTCCGCTCTTGAACAACCACATCTCCGCATTTAACACTTTCAACAGTCAGGTGAGCCACGATATACTTAAGCTTATGATAAAACAGCAGCTTATAGTGGCTGATCCTCCAGTTTGAGCCCACCTGATCATAATCACCTTCCTTATAGTCTTGAAAATCAATCTCATGAAACGACGATGTTTTTTACAGCAATGTGGTATCTACGGCTCCGGAATCTTCAGCCTCAATTTTCTCCATGCATTAGAATCACGCTCCTGTTCCGCAGCTATCCCACGTGAGCAAACTGCAGACATTGTCATCATCGGCGCCGGGCTGGGAGGCTGTGCTGCAGCGCTGTCAGCCTGTCGCAATGGTGCTCGTGTAATTCTGACCGAACCGACTGACTGGATCGGCGGCCAGATCTCTCAACAGGCGGTTCCCCCCGATGAACATCAATGGATCGAGACATTTGGTCGCACCGAGTCGTATGCAAAGTTGCGTACGCTGATTCGAGACTATTATAAACAATACTACCCGTTGACGAGCAAGGCCCGAAAGACGCTCAACCTGAATCCGGGCAATGGTTCTGTTTCCCGAATCTGTCACGAACCGAAAGTCGGGATTGCAGCACTGCAGTCAATGCTGGCTCCCGCCATCAGCAGTGGCCAACTGACACTCCTGCTGAATACGCAACCGCGGTCTGCCGAACTATCCGGTGATAGAATCACCGCTGTCACCTGTCAGACACAGGGAGCAGGACATCCCGTTGCCCTCTATGGAGCGTACTTCATTGATGCCAGCGAAGAAGGGGACCTGCTTCCATTAACAAAAACAGAGTACGTGCTCGGTGCAGAATCCCAATCAGAAACCGGGGAACCACACGCTCCCGAGAAAGCGAATCCCCAGAACATCCAGTCTTTCACACATTGTTTCGCCATCGACCATCAGGCAGGGGAAGATCATACCATTGAACGCCCCGCGATGTACGACTTTTGGAAAGATCATACACCGCCATTAAAGCCTGCCTGGTCAGGTAAACTACTCTCGCTCGCATATTCCTCACCACGAACATTAGAGCCGAAAGCTCTCTCGTTTGTTCCGTGTGGAAAAGAGACTCCTGCTCCGAAGACCCGGTCTCTGAATCTCTGGCTCTACCGACGGATGATTGACCGCAATAATTTCACGCCGGGATCTTATTCCAGTGATATTACCGTCATCAACTGGCCCCAAAACGATTACATGCTGGGCAACATCACCGATGTCTCTCCTGCCGAACGGGAAAAACATATCACCGCTGCCAAACAACTCAGCCTGTCTCTTTTCTATTGGCTGCAGACTGAAGCACCGCGGCCTGATGGAGGACTTGGCTGGCCAGGTCTGCGTCTACGGCGTGACATCACAGGTACTGCAGACGGTCTGGCTAAATATCCTTATATCCGTGAATCACGGCGTATCCGCGCAGAAACGACAATCAAAGAACAGGACCTGACTCATTCAGAACGCCTCAAAGCTCTGGGCAAAGATCACAAACCACTGCTGGCAAAACCATTTCCCGATACAGTGGGGATCGGCTACTACCATCTGGACCTGCATCCCAGTTCAGGCGGTGACAATTACATCGACATGGGAAGCGTTCCCTTCCAGATTCCTCTGGGAGCCATGATACCAGAACGGGTGGAGAACCTGATCCCGGCTTGCAAAAACATAGGTACCACTCATATCTCGAACGGCTGCTATCGACTGCATCCAGTGGAGTGGTCCATTGGCGAAGCAGCCGGTGTGCTCTGCTCACATGCCATTACCAGTCAAGCAACACCACGGCAGATTCGGAATACACCACAAAGGCTCCAGGAATTTCAGTCAACGCTCACGAAGCAGGGGCTTGAACTCGAATGGTCTCGTCTCAGTTAATATGAATGAATCACTGAATCCGGGATCCGAAAGCATTCTGAATTCAACTGCGTACCAGTGGTGGCAGATGCTGTTGTAAAAACCAGCGTCCCAGCAGAACATTCCGGGTAAACCAGTGTGTGGATATGAGATGTCTGCCTAAGAACTGACGCACAGGCGCGGGGACAATGCTGCCTGCAGGTTTGTCAGGCCAGGGTCCAAAACGATCCAGTATTTTCTGTTGATAATCTGTCAACCGGGATTGGACATACTGATTTTCACACTGTCGCAAAACATCAGCTGCCATCAGTCCAGACTCAATCGCAGGCCGGATTCCCTCTCCACTTTGCGGAGAGGCCAGACCGGCAGCATCCCCAATCAGTATGACTCCATCATCCACAATCGTGCGTTTCTGCAGTCCATACAGTCGATAGGCGTGCCCTTTGAATTTCCCGAGGATCTCCCGGGGAACCCGTCCTTCCAGATCCAGAAACTGAATGAATTCGTCTCGCGCAGCAGAAAGCTGTTTTTCTCCTTCTCGACCGATGCCCACATTGAGAAATCCGTCTTTTAAAAAGCACCAGGCATATCCCCGTAAATCAGGGCTGAAATACAATTCAGGCCGTTCCGGTTGCACACGACAGGCTTTTAACTGTTCCGAAGTCAGTGGAAATTCAGTCTCCTGAGCCAGCACGACAGAATGTTCGGATCCTTTGTCCGGGTTTAACCAGCGGGCCACAGGACAAAAATGTCCCCCCGCACCAATGATGACTTTCGCCCGCAGCGTTCCATTCACCAGCCAGCCAGATTCCGTTCGTTCAAGTGAGTGAAATTTTTCCCCCAGTCGCGTTCTTGCTCCACAACGGTTTAAGAGATACTCATCAAATTCACAACGCCGAATCCCATAACTGACGGTCTGTGTAAACTCTGTTTGAACGGCAGCTCCCCCGATGATCCCGGTTCGAAAGCGGGTTATAGGTTGCAGGACATGAGATTTCTGATAGTCAGATAAATCCAGTCTCAGCAATTCTGCGACTGCTGGTGTGATCCAGCCGGCACAGACTTTATCTCTCGGAAAGGTCGCCTGATCGAGGATCAGAACATCCAGGCCTGAGTCTCGTAAGCCCCACGCGCAGGAGGAGCCTGCCGGACCGCCTCCCACAATCAATACATCACAGCGATCGGTTTGCATCAGGTCTGCTCACCTTGTCTGGACTGTGCTTGTTCTTCCGCATACAGATTAGCACGTGTCCAGGGAATTTTGTTATTTTCCCCGTTTGCAAAAACGACTTGAAACAGCTGCAGCGAACCGGATCGGAATGCGGCAACAGAAGCAGACAGATACAGCCGCCAGGTACGAATGAATTTTTCGTCGAACATTTCACTCACCTCATCCACATGCTGCTCATAGCGTTGCAGCCAGTGTTCCAGCGTGACAGCGTAATGCAGCCTTAGATTTTCCACATCCAGGACGGAGAATTTATGGGGTTCAAATATCTGCATCATTTCACTTAAGCTGGGAAC
The sequence above is a segment of the Gimesia algae genome. Coding sequences within it:
- a CDS encoding alpha/beta hydrolase, whose translation is MLRLLFSLLLTISFTSSAIFAADKPKNPPPTQADVSYGPAKMNKLDFWQAKGDGPRPLLVYIHGGGWIGGDKDRIRNIQPFLEKGISIASINYRLTGEAPLPAPVHDAARAIQFIRSKAGEWNIDKERIALTGGSAGACTSMWLLLHDDLADPKAKDPVLRESTRVTAAAVAAGQTSIDPKVIEPWLGPNVLKHAMIYKSVGGKSMQDVMDNYKQHEALYKEFSPYNHLTTDDPPLLMTYNNNMKLPSENAGHGIHHPVYGVKMKEKADKAGTECHLLIPGVSKSKKYATSDEFLMDKLLNKDS
- a CDS encoding DUF4185 domain-containing protein → MKYNRCLLCVLLMAIPRVIIAAEYFQFQVIDAESRRGIPLVELETVNQILFVTDSNGIAAINEPGLMNLEVYFFVRSHGYEFPADGFGFKGKKIKVTPGGKAVLEMKRVNLAERLYRVTGEGIYRDSLLSGAAIPIVQPVLNGRVLGSDSVVNAKFNNRMYWFWGDTKKPSYPLGNFSVPGAVSDLPGQGGLPIQQGVNLNYFLDQNGLAKKTCDMPGTGPTWIDGLVAIRDEQGNERLFAKYVKIKDLLTVYERGLVEFNDELKAFEKREVFDFNAPLYPVGHPVKYEMSGDEYILFGLAAPLIRVPANPADLADLKQYETYSYLKPGTKAENWIVDRNAEGQLRYKWRKQIPPLTSELEEKLIQQGQLTKQEQYFQLRDIETKERVEIQNSSVAWNTYRGKWTMIGLQKFGTSVLGEIWYSEAASPLGPWKWARKIVTHDKYSFYNPKQHPLFARENGRLIYFEGTYTALFSGNEVKTPRYDYNQIMYQLDLSDPRLAADLFEK
- a CDS encoding FAD-dependent oxidoreductase; amino-acid sequence: MKRRCFLQQCGIYGSGIFSLNFLHALESRSCSAAIPREQTADIVIIGAGLGGCAAALSACRNGARVILTEPTDWIGGQISQQAVPPDEHQWIETFGRTESYAKLRTLIRDYYKQYYPLTSKARKTLNLNPGNGSVSRICHEPKVGIAALQSMLAPAISSGQLTLLLNTQPRSAELSGDRITAVTCQTQGAGHPVALYGAYFIDASEEGDLLPLTKTEYVLGAESQSETGEPHAPEKANPQNIQSFTHCFAIDHQAGEDHTIERPAMYDFWKDHTPPLKPAWSGKLLSLAYSSPRTLEPKALSFVPCGKETPAPKTRSLNLWLYRRMIDRNNFTPGSYSSDITVINWPQNDYMLGNITDVSPAEREKHITAAKQLSLSLFYWLQTEAPRPDGGLGWPGLRLRRDITGTADGLAKYPYIRESRRIRAETTIKEQDLTHSERLKALGKDHKPLLAKPFPDTVGIGYYHLDLHPSSGGDNYIDMGSVPFQIPLGAMIPERVENLIPACKNIGTTHISNGCYRLHPVEWSIGEAAGVLCSHAITSQATPRQIRNTPQRLQEFQSTLTKQGLELEWSRLS
- a CDS encoding NAD(P)/FAD-dependent oxidoreductase, with product MQTDRCDVLIVGGGPAGSSCAWGLRDSGLDVLILDQATFPRDKVCAGWITPAVAELLRLDLSDYQKSHVLQPITRFRTGIIGGAAVQTEFTQTVSYGIRRCEFDEYLLNRCGARTRLGEKFHSLERTESGWLVNGTLRAKVIIGAGGHFCPVARWLNPDKGSEHSVVLAQETEFPLTSEQLKACRVQPERPELYFSPDLRGYAWCFLKDGFLNVGIGREGEKQLSAARDEFIQFLDLEGRVPREILGKFKGHAYRLYGLQKRTIVDDGVILIGDAAGLASPQSGEGIRPAIESGLMAADVLRQCENQYVQSRLTDYQQKILDRFGPWPDKPAGSIVPAPVRQFLGRHLISTHWFTRNVLLGRWFLQQHLPPLVRS